The Pseudomonas eucalypticola genome has a window encoding:
- a CDS encoding YkgJ family cysteine cluster protein, with the protein MSNNNPCLSCGACCAFFRVSFYWGECASAGGVVPDELTVQVNHSLVAMIGTDRKPARCTSLSGEIGGQVGCTMYAQRSSTCRDFEASWEHGEHNEACDRARARHGLPPSNRAGR; encoded by the coding sequence ATGTCCAATAACAACCCTTGCCTGAGTTGCGGCGCCTGCTGCGCGTTTTTCCGTGTGTCTTTCTATTGGGGCGAATGCGCCTCGGCCGGCGGCGTGGTGCCGGATGAATTGACAGTACAAGTCAACCACAGCCTGGTGGCGATGATCGGCACCGACCGCAAACCGGCGCGCTGCACCAGCCTGTCAGGTGAAATCGGCGGCCAGGTTGGCTGCACCATGTATGCGCAACGCTCCAGCACCTGCCGCGATTTCGAAGCCTCGTGGGAACACGGCGAGCACAATGAAGCCTGCGATCGGGCCCGCGCCCGGCACGGCTTGCCCCCCTCGAACCGGGCTGGGCGATGA
- a CDS encoding TetR/AcrR family transcriptional regulator: MPRVSRQQTERNREIILQVATRLFRERGLKGLSVAEVMKAAGLTHGGFYGHFESKEALAAQACQQAFDQSVQRWAERTAPTRDRQGARRVLIDHYLADTNRDLPGEGCPAVGLAGDVCHEAEDSHLRRVYTQGVHALIDDYEAVMDQPQPEARRHTALVEFALMVGAITLARATEGDPLSDEILQAARESLA, encoded by the coding sequence ATGCCGCGCGTATCCCGCCAACAGACAGAACGCAACCGTGAAATCATTCTTCAAGTGGCCACACGGCTATTCCGTGAACGCGGCCTCAAAGGCCTGAGCGTGGCTGAGGTCATGAAGGCCGCGGGCCTGACCCACGGCGGTTTCTACGGGCATTTCGAGTCCAAGGAAGCCCTGGCCGCCCAGGCCTGTCAGCAAGCCTTCGACCAGTCAGTGCAACGCTGGGCCGAGCGCACGGCGCCCACCCGCGATCGCCAGGGCGCCCGGCGCGTGTTGATAGACCACTACCTGGCCGACACCAACCGCGATCTTCCAGGGGAGGGCTGCCCTGCCGTAGGCCTGGCGGGCGACGTGTGCCACGAGGCCGAGGACAGCCACCTGCGGCGCGTATATACCCAGGGCGTGCACGCACTGATCGACGATTACGAAGCGGTCATGGACCAGCCGCAGCCTGAAGCGCGGCGGCACACGGCGCTGGTGGAGTTCGCGCTGATGGTGGGGGCCATTACCCTTGCACGAGCTACCGAAGGTGACCCCCTGTCGGACGAGATTCTGCAGGCGGCGCGGGAGAGCCTGGCATGA
- a CDS encoding ketopantoate reductase family protein, which yields MRILVVGAGAVGGYFGGRLLAAGRDVTFLVRQARGQQLDERGLQVRSPLGDITLTTVPWVRADGIQRPYDLVLVSCKAGHLPSVMDDLATAVGPGTLILPLLNGLRHLEALDQRFGAAHVLGGKCFVSLDKLDDGTIVHFNERDDLSFGVRAGQDSAQAQTVAQTLAGAGFTALLSPDIIQEMWEKWTFIATAGGITCLMRASVGDVVAAGGVDLICDLFEECSAIARGAGYPPREPAREAFLQVLTQPGSALTASMLRDVERGDATEADHVLGDLLDRRLPEDVETPDRSVLRLAYTHLLAYAARRRREQP from the coding sequence ATGCGAATTCTGGTCGTAGGGGCCGGTGCCGTGGGCGGATATTTTGGCGGGCGCCTGCTGGCGGCCGGCCGCGACGTGACCTTCCTGGTCCGGCAGGCCCGCGGCCAGCAACTGGACGAGCGCGGGCTGCAAGTGCGCAGCCCGCTGGGGGATATCACCCTCACCACCGTGCCCTGGGTGCGGGCGGACGGTATCCAGCGGCCTTATGACCTGGTGCTGGTCAGTTGCAAGGCCGGGCATTTGCCCAGCGTGATGGACGACCTGGCCACCGCGGTGGGCCCGGGTACCCTGATCCTTCCCCTGCTCAACGGCCTGCGCCATCTGGAAGCACTGGACCAGCGCTTCGGCGCCGCCCACGTGCTGGGCGGCAAATGCTTCGTGTCGCTGGACAAACTGGACGATGGCACCATTGTGCATTTCAACGAGCGCGATGACCTCAGTTTCGGGGTTCGCGCCGGGCAGGACAGCGCTCAGGCCCAGACGGTAGCGCAGACGTTGGCCGGTGCCGGCTTCACTGCCCTGCTCAGCCCCGACATCATCCAGGAGATGTGGGAAAAATGGACGTTCATCGCCACGGCGGGGGGCATCACCTGCCTGATGCGCGCCAGCGTTGGCGACGTGGTGGCGGCAGGCGGGGTGGACTTGATCTGCGACCTGTTCGAGGAATGCTCAGCCATTGCCCGCGGCGCCGGGTACCCACCTCGCGAGCCGGCGCGTGAAGCCTTCCTGCAGGTGCTGACCCAGCCGGGTTCGGCCCTGACTGCGTCGATGCTGCGCGACGTGGAGCGCGGTGACGCCACCGAGGCCGACCATGTCTTGGGCGACCTGCTGGACCGGCGCCTGCCCGAAGACGTGGAAACCCCGGACCGCTCCGTGCTGCGCCTGGCCTACACACATCTGCTGGCCTATGCCGCACGGCGCCGCCGCGAACAGCCCTGA
- a CDS encoding aldehyde dehydrogenase family protein — MNAPAPIDFAVSLNPATGEELARYPFQTADQLDQALARSHAAYQQWRQVSVADRAAVLVRLATALRDMSEPLARSMALEMGKPILQARAEVEKCAGLCEWYAEQGPELLAPEPTQVPGDKAFIEYRPIGPILAVMPWNFPVWQVLRGAVPILLAGNTYVLKHAPNVMGSALLMAEALRQGGVPDGVFEVLNVGNDGVSSAINDPRIAAVTVTGSVRAGAAIASQAGAALKKCVLELGGSDPFIVLADADLDEAVKAAAIGRFQNVGQVCIAAKRFIIEDSILPAFTEKLVATVKAMQVGDPLVEGNYIGPMARYDLRDELDGQVQQTLAEGATLLLGGHKIEGVGNYYAPTILGDVTPDMTSFKQELFGPVASIIACRDAAHAVQLANDSEFGLAGSVWTRDVNLARRMAAQLETGGVFINGYCASDPRVAIGGVKKSGFGRELSHFGLREFCNAQTVWVDRR; from the coding sequence ATGAATGCCCCTGCCCCTATCGACTTCGCTGTTTCGCTGAACCCCGCCACCGGTGAAGAGCTGGCCCGCTACCCTTTCCAAACGGCGGACCAACTGGATCAGGCCCTGGCTCGCAGCCACGCCGCCTACCAGCAATGGCGTCAGGTATCGGTCGCTGACCGGGCCGCCGTATTGGTCAGACTCGCGACCGCCCTGCGTGACATGAGCGAGCCGCTGGCCCGCAGCATGGCCCTGGAAATGGGCAAGCCCATCCTGCAGGCCCGGGCCGAAGTGGAAAAATGCGCTGGCCTGTGCGAGTGGTACGCCGAACAAGGCCCCGAGCTGCTGGCCCCCGAGCCTACCCAGGTGCCTGGTGACAAGGCGTTCATCGAATACCGCCCCATCGGCCCGATCCTGGCGGTGATGCCGTGGAACTTCCCGGTGTGGCAGGTACTGCGTGGCGCGGTGCCGATCCTGCTGGCGGGCAACACCTATGTGCTTAAGCATGCCCCCAACGTGATGGGCAGCGCGTTGCTGATGGCCGAGGCCCTGCGCCAGGGCGGCGTACCGGATGGCGTGTTCGAAGTGCTGAATGTCGGCAACGATGGCGTGTCCAGCGCTATCAATGACCCGCGCATCGCCGCCGTCACCGTTACCGGCAGCGTCCGGGCGGGCGCAGCCATTGCTTCCCAGGCCGGTGCGGCGCTGAAAAAATGCGTGCTGGAACTGGGCGGCTCCGACCCGTTCATCGTGCTGGCCGATGCCGACCTGGACGAGGCTGTGAAAGCCGCCGCCATTGGCCGTTTCCAGAACGTGGGGCAGGTGTGCATCGCCGCCAAGCGTTTCATCATTGAAGATAGCATCCTGCCGGCGTTCACCGAGAAACTGGTGGCCACGGTCAAGGCCATGCAGGTCGGCGACCCGCTGGTGGAAGGCAACTACATTGGCCCCATGGCACGCTATGACCTGCGCGACGAGTTGGATGGCCAGGTGCAGCAGACTCTCGCCGAAGGCGCCACCCTGTTGCTGGGCGGCCACAAGATCGAAGGGGTCGGCAACTATTATGCGCCAACCATTCTCGGTGACGTGACGCCCGACATGACCTCCTTCAAGCAGGAACTGTTCGGCCCAGTGGCGTCGATCATCGCCTGCCGCGACGCCGCCCACGCGGTGCAATTGGCCAATGACAGCGAGTTCGGCCTGGCCGGCAGCGTGTGGACCCGCGACGTCAACCTGGCCCGGCGCATGGCCGCGCAACTGGAGACCGGTGGTGTGTTCATCAACGGCTACTGCGCATCCGATCCTCGCGTGGCCATTGGCGGGGTGAAAAAAAGCGGTTTCGGCCGCGAGCTGTCGCACTTCGGCCTGCGCGAGTTCTGCAACGCCCAGACCGTGTGGGTAGACCGCCGCTGA
- a CDS encoding ATP-dependent Clp protease proteolytic subunit, which yields MSQHIVHFHCQIDQSTHERLRDRCLEALKAGADSLWLNMSSSGGSTNFGFTIYTFLKSLGIPVRTINSGNIESMGIIVYLAGSERIAAPQSRFLIHPMNWYFSQNSVDHSRLREYLSSLNNDLERYVTIFKKETEDAEQKLDIFKCLSAEEKVIAADDSLACGIAHRLEQVVFPKDAIHWTVSGE from the coding sequence GTGAGCCAACACATTGTCCACTTCCATTGCCAGATCGACCAGAGCACCCACGAACGCCTGCGTGACCGCTGCCTTGAAGCGTTGAAGGCCGGCGCCGATTCCCTGTGGTTGAACATGTCGTCATCGGGCGGCAGTACCAACTTCGGCTTCACGATTTACACGTTTCTCAAATCCCTCGGCATTCCGGTGCGCACCATCAACTCCGGCAACATCGAGTCCATGGGCATCATCGTCTACCTGGCCGGCAGCGAACGTATCGCCGCGCCGCAGTCGCGTTTTCTCATTCATCCCATGAATTGGTACTTCAGCCAGAACTCCGTGGATCACTCGCGTCTGCGCGAATACCTGTCCAGCCTGAACAACGACCTCGAACGCTATGTCACCATTTTCAAGAAGGAAACCGAGGACGCGGAACAGAAGCTGGATATCTTCAAATGCCTGTCGGCCGAAGAGAAAGTCATTGCCGCCGACGACTCCCTGGCCTGTGGCATCGCCCACCGTCTGGAACAAGTGGTATTCCCCAAAGATGCCATTCACTGGACGGTCAGCGGCGAGTAG
- a CDS encoding general stress protein, translating into MANTGKSNPGNFSNDREKASEAGKKGGQASSGSTAGKMPNDRSKATSDSSKKGGQGSHGGGRS; encoded by the coding sequence CACAGGCAAGTCGAACCCAGGAAACTTCTCCAATGATCGTGAAAAGGCCTCCGAAGCTGGCAAGAAAGGCGGACAGGCCTCCTCCGGCTCGACTGCAGGCAAAATGCCAAACGACCGGAGCAAAGCAACCTCCGACAGCAGTAAAAAAGGCGGTCAAGGCAGCCACGGTGGCGGCCGCAGCTAA
- the ptrR gene encoding putrescine utilization regulator PtrR encodes MDLTQLELFRAVAEEGSISAAAAKVHRVPSNLTTRIKQLESELGVDLFIREKLRLRLSANGHSFLDYTRRILDLVEEAKLAVSTGEPQGVFTLGSLESTAAVRIPPLLAAYHQRYPKVELDLSTGPSGEMIDGVLAGRYAAAFVDGPLHPLLDGIPVFEEEMLLVTAKGHAPVTRARDVSGETVYAFRANCSYRRHFENWFIADGATPGRIFEMESYHGMLACVSAGAGLALVPRSMLESMPGSSNVSAWPLDEEYGKRQTWLTWRRGTRSPNLLGMQEMLERQAAVVVRPT; translated from the coding sequence ATGGACTTGACCCAGCTTGAGCTGTTTCGCGCCGTGGCCGAGGAGGGCAGCATCAGCGCCGCCGCCGCCAAGGTGCACCGGGTACCCTCCAACCTGACCACACGCATCAAGCAGCTGGAGAGTGAGTTGGGGGTGGACCTGTTCATCCGCGAGAAGCTGCGCCTGCGCTTGTCGGCCAATGGTCACAGTTTCCTGGACTACACCCGGCGCATTCTCGACCTGGTAGAGGAAGCCAAGTTGGCGGTGTCCACGGGCGAGCCTCAGGGCGTGTTCACCCTGGGGTCGCTCGAGAGCACGGCGGCGGTGCGCATTCCGCCGTTGCTGGCGGCCTACCACCAGCGTTACCCCAAGGTGGAGCTGGACCTGTCTACCGGGCCGTCGGGGGAAATGATCGACGGCGTGCTGGCCGGGCGTTACGCCGCGGCCTTCGTGGATGGGCCGCTGCACCCACTGCTGGACGGTATCCCGGTGTTCGAGGAAGAAATGCTGCTGGTGACTGCCAAGGGCCACGCCCCGGTCACCCGCGCCCGGGACGTCAGCGGCGAGACCGTTTATGCCTTCCGCGCCAACTGCTCCTACCGCCGCCATTTCGAGAACTGGTTCATCGCCGACGGTGCCACGCCTGGCCGCATCTTCGAGATGGAGAGTTATCACGGCATGCTGGCCTGCGTCAGCGCCGGCGCTGGCCTGGCGTTGGTGCCGCGCAGCATGCTCGAAAGCATGCCTGGCAGCAGTAATGTCAGCGCCTGGCCGCTGGACGAGGAATACGGCAAGCGCCAGACCTGGCTGACCTGGCGGCGCGGCACCCGTTCGCCGAACTTGCTGGGTATGCAGGAGATGCTTGAGCGTCAGGCGGCGGTGGTCGTGCGCCCTACGTAG
- a CDS encoding DUF6555 family protein has protein sequence MNNAKLYVIDYTLHGQPKSFIIRAENMDNGEAWHWASCDAGVGRIGRFGRERVKKTSKPMAEKFGIEGVSWRPA, from the coding sequence ATGAACAACGCAAAGCTTTACGTCATTGACTACACCCTTCACGGCCAACCCAAATCGTTCATCATCCGCGCCGAAAACATGGACAACGGCGAAGCCTGGCATTGGGCAAGTTGCGACGCGGGCGTTGGAAGAATCGGGCGATTCGGCCGAGAGCGAGTGAAGAAAACCAGCAAGCCAATGGCGGAGAAATTCGGCATCGAGGGCGTCAGTTGGCGGCCGGCTTGA
- a CDS encoding CbtA family protein, producing the protein MTGTLLLRGLFVGILAGLLAFSFAKYFGESQVDQAFAFEEHLDQGAAPELLGRELQSGVGLLSGVLVYSATMGVLFALAFAYCTGRAGRLGPRGLSALLALAAFVAVVVVPGLKYPANPPSIGDPDIIRERTHLLLLMVTLSVVAMVIAVNFARSLLPRHGAWTAALISAALYLLVVNLGGSVFPPVVEVPDSFSAENLWQFRLASLGIQLVMWTALGLIFGWLTERDTRVLRGSFKR; encoded by the coding sequence ATGACTGGCACCCTGCTTCTGCGCGGCCTGTTCGTCGGTATCCTGGCCGGCTTGCTGGCGTTCAGCTTCGCCAAATACTTCGGGGAATCCCAGGTCGACCAAGCCTTCGCGTTCGAGGAGCACCTGGACCAGGGCGCGGCTCCTGAGTTGCTGGGCCGCGAGCTGCAAAGCGGCGTGGGCCTGCTCAGCGGGGTGCTGGTGTACAGCGCCACCATGGGCGTGCTGTTCGCGCTGGCCTTTGCCTACTGCACAGGGCGTGCCGGGCGCCTGGGGCCGCGTGGGCTGTCGGCCTTGCTGGCCCTGGCGGCATTCGTCGCCGTAGTGGTGGTGCCAGGGCTGAAATACCCGGCCAACCCGCCTTCTATCGGCGACCCTGACATCATTCGTGAACGCACCCACTTGTTGCTGTTGATGGTCACCCTGTCCGTGGTGGCAATGGTCATCGCGGTCAATTTCGCGCGCTCGCTACTGCCCCGTCATGGCGCGTGGACGGCAGCCTTGATCAGCGCTGCCCTGTACCTGCTCGTGGTGAATCTGGGGGGCTCGGTGTTTCCGCCGGTGGTCGAAGTACCCGACAGCTTCAGCGCTGAGAATCTGTGGCAGTTTCGCCTCGCCAGCCTGGGCATCCAGCTGGTCATGTGGACCGCCCTGGGCCTGATATTCGGCTGGCTCACCGAGCGGGATACCCGGGTATTGCGCGGGAGCTTCAAGCGCTGA
- a CDS encoding ATP-binding protein, translated as MSTPFDNTALLTQLERIANSLERAFPPPQEQVFDTQAIAYQWHYRQVRGVAQAVLTAVRHPSLISFDALQNIERQKRLIEQNTRQFVEGRPANNVLLTGARGTGKSSLVKACLERFHSQGLRLIEVDKAHIGDLPQIPDFTTGRPERFILFCDDLSFEEGDIGYKSLKTVLDGSVAGQAANTLIYATSNRRHLMAERASDNLNWTRGENGALNPGEETEEKISLSERFGLWISFYPFSQDEFLSAVDEWLANCGVPEETFEHAHVEALRWATQRGSRSGRIAAQFARDYAGRMAASR; from the coding sequence ATGTCCACACCCTTCGACAACACCGCCCTGCTCACTCAGCTCGAACGTATCGCCAATAGCCTGGAGCGCGCGTTTCCGCCCCCTCAGGAGCAGGTCTTCGACACCCAGGCCATCGCGTACCAGTGGCATTACCGACAGGTGCGCGGGGTAGCGCAAGCCGTGCTGACCGCCGTCAGGCACCCCAGCCTGATCAGCTTCGATGCCTTGCAGAATATCGAGCGGCAGAAGCGCCTGATCGAGCAGAACACCCGTCAGTTCGTCGAAGGCCGCCCGGCCAACAACGTACTGCTGACGGGTGCCCGCGGCACTGGCAAGTCATCACTGGTCAAGGCTTGCCTGGAGCGTTTTCACAGCCAGGGCCTGCGCCTGATCGAAGTGGACAAGGCGCACATCGGCGACCTGCCGCAGATCCCCGATTTTACCACTGGCCGGCCGGAACGCTTCATCCTGTTCTGCGATGATCTGTCGTTCGAGGAAGGCGACATCGGCTACAAGAGCCTCAAGACCGTGCTCGACGGCTCGGTGGCTGGCCAGGCCGCCAACACGCTGATCTACGCGACCTCCAACCGCCGCCACCTGATGGCCGAACGGGCCAGCGACAATCTCAATTGGACCCGCGGCGAAAATGGCGCCCTGAACCCTGGTGAAGAAACGGAAGAAAAGATCTCGCTGTCGGAGCGTTTCGGCCTGTGGATTTCCTTCTACCCCTTTTCCCAGGACGAATTCCTCAGCGCCGTGGATGAATGGCTTGCCAACTGTGGCGTGCCTGAAGAAACCTTCGAGCACGCCCATGTAGAAGCCCTGCGCTGGGCCACCCAGCGTGGCTCGCGCTCGGGCCGAATCGCCGCGCAGTTTGCCCGCGACTATGCCGGGCGCATGGCCGCCAGCAGGTAA